The Kiritimatiellales bacterium genomic sequence TCTGCGATTTCAGGCAGCGTATTCATATCCATTATCTCCGATAATTTTCCAGAGGATGCACCGTTTAGGTGCCGCATCAATAATCGCGGTTAGCACGCCGGCGGGAATTGCCGGCAAATTCCCAATATCGATCGAGTAGTATGCCCAATGTCCACCACCGGAACGCCGGATTGTTCCATCACGAAAATAAATTCCGTTATGCAACTGTTCCGGCCGTCCTTCGATAATTTTTGCGGTTTCATATCCGGCGGCTTTTAAAATTGCACGAATTGACGCGACGGTTCCTTTTTTGCGATGCGTGTATATGCTGTTACTAATCAACGCGCGTTTTTCTGCTTCAGTCAGGTCGTCATCCCACGCATCAACA encodes the following:
- a CDS encoding phage tail protein I; amino-acid sequence: MTVQRAETSILPGAPAIGAVRKPRGIHAMDITASRIAYIPHDFSTLWNPDTCRAELLPWLAWAWSVDAWDDDLTEAEKRALISNSIYTHRKKGTVASIRAILKAAGYETAKIIEGRPEQLHNGIYFRDGTIRRSGGGHWAYYSIDIGNLPAIPAGVLTAIIDAAPKRCILWKIIGDNGYEYAA